The following proteins come from a genomic window of Falco cherrug isolate bFalChe1 chromosome Z, bFalChe1.pri, whole genome shotgun sequence:
- the LOC129734737 gene encoding LOW QUALITY PROTEIN: peroxiredoxin-4-like (The sequence of the model RefSeq protein was modified relative to this genomic sequence to represent the inferred CDS: deleted 3 bases in 2 codons) yields MEILGVKDLDETLEPQSIQLPVNVRTLNDLQKLLGTINWVRPYLGLKTDQLKPLFDLLKGDTDLMSPQSLTKEATLALEKLADGLQQKRAKELRTARQWEDKQCHYYTGVGVGQVYPGDVARVPISNHLLHFSQAKISKPAPYWEGTADINGEFKELKLIDYEGKHLVILFYPLDLINTSQKQEGLGLIRIPLLLDLIHHISKDYRVYLEDQGHTLRGLFFVGNKRILQQITMDDLPVGRSVDKTLSLVQAYKTNVEKVPS; encoded by the exons ATGGAAATACTGGGAGTTAAAGACCTAGATGAAACGCTTGAGCCACAGTCTATCCAGCTCCCAGTAAATGTCAGAACCCTAAATGACTTGCAAAAATTACTAGGGACCATAAACTGGGTAAGGCCATACTTGGGCCTTAAAACAGACCAATTGAAACCACTCTTCGATCTGTTGAAGGGTGACACTGATTTAATGTCTCCCCAATCACTAACCAAAGAAGCCACCTTAGCCCTAGAGAAGCTGGCTGATGGCCTGCAACAGAAAAGG GCAAAGGAACTGCGCACAGCGCGGCAGTGGGAAGACAAGCAATGCCATTACTacactggg gtgggggtggggcaggtCTACCCTGGCGATGTGGCTCGCGTCCCTATTTCCAACCACTTGCTTCACTTCAGCCAGGCCAAAATCTCCAAGCCAGCACCTTACTGGGAAGGAACAGCAGACATTAACGGAGAGTTTAAAGAGCTGAAGTTAATAGACTATGAAGGAAAACATCTTGTCATCCTCTTCTATCCTCTTGACTTGATTAATACGTCTCAAAAACAAGAAGGACTCGGACTTATAAGGATTCCACTTCTTTTGGATTTGATACACCACATTTCAAAGGATTACAGAGTATATCTGGAAGATCAAGGGCATACACTT AGAGGCCTCTTCTTTGTTGGCAATAAGAGAATCCTTCAGCAGATAACAATGGATGACCTTCCTGTTGGGAGATCAGTGGATAAAACGCTTAGTTTAGTACAAGCATACAAGACAAATGTGGAGAAGGTGCCGTCTTAA
- the CKS2 gene encoding cyclin-dependent kinases regulatory subunit 2, protein MANKQIYYSDKYFDEQYEYRHVMLPRELSKQVPKSHLMSEEEWRQLGIQQSFGWVHYMIHEPEPHILLFRRPLPKNEQK, encoded by the exons ATGGCGAACAAGCAGATCTACTATTCCGACAAGTACTTTGACGAGCAGTACGAGTACCG ACATGTGATGCTGCCAAGAGAACTTTCAAAACAAGTGCCAAAATCCCATCTGATGTCTGAAGAAGAGTGGAGACAACTTGGTATTCAGCAAAGTTTTGGTTGGGTTCACTATATGATCCACGAGCCAG aaCCGCATATTCTTCTCTTCAGAAGACCTCTTCCAAAGAATGAGCAGAAATGA